CGCCGCGCGGGGCATGGGCGCGCCGTCGTACGTGGTCACCTCCACCGGCCCGGATCACGACAAGGAATTCACCGCCGTCGTCGTCGTGATGGATACCGAATACGGGTCCGGTGTGGGGCGCTCCAAGAAGGAGGCCGAGCAGAAGGCCGCGGCGGCCACCTGGAAAGCCCTGGAAGCGCTGGACACCGCGGGGAAAACGTCCGCCTGAACCGATGGTGATGACCCGCCGCGCCCGGCTTCGCCGCGCTTGCGATCATCACTGGGCCCGATGGTGATGACCCGCCGCGCCCGGCTTCGCCGCGCTTGCGATCATCACTGAATGCCCGAGCTGCCCGAAGTCGAGGTCGTGCGCCGCGGCTTGCAGGCCAGCGTGGTGGGCAAGACGATCACGGCCGTGCGGGTGCACCATCCGCGCGCGGTGCGCCGCCACGAGGCCGGGCCCGCCGACCTGACCGCCCGGCTGCTCGACGCCCGGATCACCGGCACCGATCGGCGCGGTAAGTATCTGTGGCTGCTGCTGGACGGTCCAGCCCAGCCGGATACCGCGCTCGTCGTGCACCTCGGCATGAGCGGGCAGATGCTGCTGGGGGAGGTGCCGCGCGCCGACCATGTGCGCATCTCCGCGCTGCTCGACGACGGGACCGTGCTGAGCTTCGCCGACCAACGCACCTTCGGCGGCTGGATGCTCGCCGACCTGGTGAGCGTGGACGGCAGCGTGGTGCCGGTCCCCGTCGCGCACCTCGCGCGCGATCCGCTGGACCCGCTTTTCGACCGCGACGCCGTGGTGAATGTCTTGCGGCGCAAGCACTCCGAGATCAAGCGGCAGCTCCTCGACCAAACCGTGGTGTCGGGCATCGGGAACATCTACGCCGACGAGGCGCTGTGGCGCGCCAAGGTCAACGGCGCCCGAATCGCGGCCACGCTGACCCGCAAGCAGCTGGGCGCTGTCCTGGACGCCGCGGCCGACGTGATGCGCGACGCGCTGGCCCAAGGTGGGACGTCGTTCGACTCGCTGTATGTCAACGTCAACGGCCAATCGGGCTACTTCGACCGATCGCTGGACGCCTACGGCCGCGAAGGGCAGCCCTGCCGCCGCTGCGGCGCGGTGATGCGCCGGGAGAAGTTCATGAACCGGTCGTCGTTCTACTGCCCCAGATGTCAGCCGCGGCCGCGCTCTTGAGTTTGCGCGCAGGGCGTCGAGTGTGTGCGCCCACGGTTGCGACACGCCGAGCGACGTGTCGCACCCGGGACGCACACTCGACGGGCGCCGGGCAGGCTTTCGCGGGAAAGGTGAGGTTACCCTCACCTCGCGTCGTTATCCTTGGTGGCATGGTGGACCTGTGGAACCTGGGCTAGTGAGGAAATCGGTGCGGAGGTCGCTCCGTGTACCGGGTTCGCCGACCGTGCTGGCTCAGCTCGCGCCGGGCCAGCGGGCAACCATCGTGGGCGTCGCGCCGGCGGCTTCTGCCGTGGTGGCGGGCCGTCTGCGGCAGCTCGGCTTCCGGCCGTCGTCCGCCGTCGAGGTCATTCGGCGCGCCCCGATGGGCGACCCGACCATTTACCGGATTCAGGACACCGAACTGTGCCTGCGCCGGCGCGAGGCGCGGTTGATCGAAGTCGACCCGGGGAGCGTCGCATGACGTCCTGCCACGAGGAAGGCGCCGCGGTCGCCGTCGCCGGTGGCGTGGCGCGTGTCGCCCTGGTCGGCAGCCCCAACGCGGGCAAGACCTCGGTGTTCAACCAGCTCACCGGGCTTCGCGCCAAGACCGGCAACTATCCCGGCGTCACGGTCGGCCGCAGGGTCGGCATCACGAAAATAGACGGCGTCGAGATCGCCGTGGAGGACCTGCCCGGCACCTACAGCCTGGAGCCCATCAGCCCGGACGAACAGGTGGTGGCCGATCTGCTGGCCGGCAACGTCGCCGGCGCCGGCCGGCCTGACGCGATTGTCCTGGTGGCCGACGCCACCACGCTGCACCGCTCGATCACGCTGGTGGCCCAGGTGCTGCGGCTCGACGTCCCGTGCCTGTTGGCGCTGACCATGACCGACGAGTTGACCCCGCGCGGTGGCGGCATCGACCTCGACGCCCTGTCGACGGCGCTGGGCATCCCGGTGCTCCCGGTTGTTGCGCACCGCGGCGCGGGCATCGACGCCCTGCGTGGCCGACTGGCGTCCTTCGACCGGTGGCAGCGGCCCCCTATCCCGCCGCCGGGTGACAACGACGCCGCCGAGGCCTGGGGCAAATCGGTACTGAGTGCGGCCAAATACGCTGCGCCACAACCGGATCAGCGCACCCGCGGTATCGACGCGATTGTGCTGCACCCGCTGTGGGGCACCGTCATCTTCTTCGCGGTGATGTTCTGCTTCTTCCAGGTCGTTTTCACCGTCGCCGCGCCGCTGCAGGACCGCGTGAGCCAAGGGCTCGGCTGGCTCGGCGCCCTGGTCAGCGACCACGTCGGCAACTACGTCGTGCGCGGCCTGCTCGGGCAGGGACTCATCGGTGGCGTGGGGACGGTGCTTCAGTTCATCCCGCAGATCGTGCTGTTGTTCCTGCTGATCGCGCTGCTGGAGAACGTCGGCTACATGGCGCGCGCCGCGTTCTTGATGGACCGGGTGATGGCCGCGACCGGATTGGAGGGTCGCGCCTTCGTCGCGATGCTTTCGTCGTTCGCGTGCGCGATCCCCGGGATCATGGCCACCCGGACCCTGCCGTCGTCGCGCGACCGGATCGCCACCATCATCACCGCGCCGTTGATGACCTGCTCCGCCCGGCTTCCCGTCTTCACCCTGCTGGTGGGTCTGCTGGTTTCGCCGCAGACGCAGTGGGGCGGCCTGAGCGCGCAGGGTATCGCGATGTTCCTGCTGTATCTGTTCGGCGGCACCTCCGCGCTGATCGCCGCGTCGCTGTTCAAGTCGACCATCCTGCGCAGCGACCTGCTCCCGTTCACGATGGAGCTTCCCCCGTATCGCTTCCCGTCGCCCAAGAACGTGCTCATCACGATGTGGGATTCGGCCAAAGTGTTCTTGCGCAAGGCCGGAACCATCATCCTGGGCACGTCGGTGGTGCTGTGGGTGCTGCTGAATTTGCCTGCGCGCCAAGCCGAAACCGCGCACATGTCGCCGACGGAGACCACCGCCTACGTGATGGACCACAGCTACGCCGCCGACGTCGGGAAGGCGATCGGGCCGGTGTTCGAGCCGCTCGGCTTTGATTGGCACATCAACGTCGCCCTGCTCGGTTCCTTCTCCGCGCGCGAGGTATTCGTGTCCACCCTGGGCCAGGTGTCGGCGGCGACGAACCCCGAGGATCCGCACGAGGCTCTGGTCACCATGGCCGACGACAACGGCCACAAGGTGTTCACCGCGTCGACCGTCATCGCCCTGATGGTGTACTTCGTCTTCGCGTTGCAAT
This genomic interval from Mycobacterium sp. SMC-2 contains the following:
- the mutM gene encoding DNA-formamidopyrimidine glycosylase, which gives rise to MPELPEVEVVRRGLQASVVGKTITAVRVHHPRAVRRHEAGPADLTARLLDARITGTDRRGKYLWLLLDGPAQPDTALVVHLGMSGQMLLGEVPRADHVRISALLDDGTVLSFADQRTFGGWMLADLVSVDGSVVPVPVAHLARDPLDPLFDRDAVVNVLRRKHSEIKRQLLDQTVVSGIGNIYADEALWRAKVNGARIAATLTRKQLGAVLDAAADVMRDALAQGGTSFDSLYVNVNGQSGYFDRSLDAYGREGQPCRRCGAVMRREKFMNRSSFYCPRCQPRPRS
- a CDS encoding FeoA family protein, with product MRRSLRVPGSPTVLAQLAPGQRATIVGVAPAASAVVAGRLRQLGFRPSSAVEVIRRAPMGDPTIYRIQDTELCLRRREARLIEVDPGSVA
- a CDS encoding ferrous iron transporter B translates to MTSCHEEGAAVAVAGGVARVALVGSPNAGKTSVFNQLTGLRAKTGNYPGVTVGRRVGITKIDGVEIAVEDLPGTYSLEPISPDEQVVADLLAGNVAGAGRPDAIVLVADATTLHRSITLVAQVLRLDVPCLLALTMTDELTPRGGGIDLDALSTALGIPVLPVVAHRGAGIDALRGRLASFDRWQRPPIPPPGDNDAAEAWGKSVLSAAKYAAPQPDQRTRGIDAIVLHPLWGTVIFFAVMFCFFQVVFTVAAPLQDRVSQGLGWLGALVSDHVGNYVVRGLLGQGLIGGVGTVLQFIPQIVLLFLLIALLENVGYMARAAFLMDRVMAATGLEGRAFVAMLSSFACAIPGIMATRTLPSSRDRIATIITAPLMTCSARLPVFTLLVGLLVSPQTQWGGLSAQGIAMFLLYLFGGTSALIAASLFKSTILRSDLLPFTMELPPYRFPSPKNVLITMWDSAKVFLRKAGTIILGTSVVLWVLLNLPARQAETAHMSPTETTAYVMDHSYAADVGKAIGPVFEPLGFDWHINVALLGSFSAREVFVSTLGQVSAATNPEDPHEALVTMADDNGHKVFTASTVIALMVYFVFALQCMSTVAVMRRETNSWRWPAFAWCYMFVLAWTMAFAARSIAIGVGA